The region GACGCGGCCGGGTGTGAGAAACCCTCCTCGCTCCCTCCCCCGGCCCGGCCTGCGACGCCACGGACCACCAGCGCGAAGAAACCGAACGGAAGGCACTCCCCATGCCCATCCCCAGGCCCGACTCGAACACCACGAACGCGCAGCAGACCCCGGGCGCGCCCACCACGGTGGTATCCGCGAAGCCGGTCGTCCTGTCCGCCCCGGGCCGCGGGGAGGATCTCCAGGTCCGCGTGTCCGCCCCCGCGACCGGCGGCGATCTGCCCGTCATCGTCTTCTCGCACGGCTTCGGCTGGTCGATGAACGGCTACGCCCCGCTGGCGGACCACTGGGCCGCTCAGGGCTTCGTGGTCATCCAGCCCACCCACCTCGACTCCCGGACCCTCGGCATCCCCGCCGAGGACCCCCGTACGCCGCGGATGTGGCGCTTCCGTATCGAGGACCTCACACGCGTACTGGACGGACTCGACGTTCTGGAAGCCTCCGTCCCGGGCCTCGGCGGGCGCCTCGACCGCGACCGCATCGCCGTGGCCGGCCACTCCTGGGGAGCCCAGAGCGCGAGCGCGCTGCTGGGCGCGCGTGTCCTCGGCTCCGACGGCGTTCCCGGCGAGGACATGTCCGACCCCCGCGTCAAGGCGGGCGTGCTGTTCGCCCTGACCGGTCTGGGCGACGACCTGACGCCGTTCGCCGTCGAACACCTCCCCTTCATGCGGCCGTCCTTCGAGACCATGACCATGCCGGCCCTCATCGTCGCCGGGGACAACGACCGGTCCCACCTGTCCACCCGCGGACCGGACTGGTTCACCGACCCGTACACCTACAGCCCGGGAAACAAGGCCCTGCTCACGCTCTTCGGGGCGGAGCACTCGCTCGGCGGCATCCCCGGTTACGAGGTCGCCGAGACGACGGACGAGAGCCCCGCGCGCGTCGCGCTGATCCAGCACCTCAGCACGGCCTTCCTCCGCAGTGCCCTCCACCCCGAGGACACCAGTTGGAAGACGGCGGTCAGCGCCCTGGAAGAGAACCCCAGCGCGCTGGGGAAGCTGCAGAGCA is a window of Streptomyces violaceusniger Tu 4113 DNA encoding:
- a CDS encoding alpha/beta hydrolase family protein, which gives rise to MPIPRPDSNTTNAQQTPGAPTTVVSAKPVVLSAPGRGEDLQVRVSAPATGGDLPVIVFSHGFGWSMNGYAPLADHWAAQGFVVIQPTHLDSRTLGIPAEDPRTPRMWRFRIEDLTRVLDGLDVLEASVPGLGGRLDRDRIAVAGHSWGAQSASALLGARVLGSDGVPGEDMSDPRVKAGVLFALTGLGDDLTPFAVEHLPFMRPSFETMTMPALIVAGDNDRSHLSTRGPDWFTDPYTYSPGNKALLTLFGAEHSLGGIPGYEVAETTDESPARVALIQHLSTAFLRSALHPEDTSWKTAVSALEENPSALGKLQSK